CATCCCTGAGGTGTGGGGCCACGCGAGCCGGGTCTGGCTCCGCTCCGTGCACGACGGCGAACCCCGGTACACGGCCGCCGCCAGCCTCGGCGTGGCGGATGGCTGGGCCTGGTGGGAAGCGGAGCTGGCCGTCACCAACCCGGTGGCCCGCTACCGCTTCCTGATTGAGGCCGGTCAGCGGTACTGGAGCCTCAATGCCCAGGGTCTCTTCAGCCGGGACGTCTCCGACTACGCCGACTTCCGGCTGACGACCTTCCCGGCCGCCCCGCGGTGGCTGCGCCAGGGCACGATGTACCAGGTCTTCCCGGACCGCTTCGCCCGCTCGTCCGCCGGAAAAAACCCGGCCGCGGCGCACCCGGCCCCGGACTGGGCCGTGCCCTGCGACTGGGACACCACCGAGGTGCAGGGCGCCTCCCCGGAGACGCCCGTGCAGTTCTACGGCGGGGACCTGCACGGCATCACCGAGCACCTGGACCACATCCAGGCGCTCGGGACGGACATCATCTACCTGACGCCGTTCTTCCCGGCGCGCTCCAACCACCGCTACGACGCCTCCACCTTTGCCACGGTGGACCCGCTGCTCGGCGGCGATGAGGCCCTGGTGGAGCTCGTGGAGGCGGCCCACGCCCGCGGCCTGAAGGTGATGGGCGACCTCACCGCCAACCACTCCGGCGACGCGCACGAATGGTTCCAGCGGGCCCTCGCCGACCCCGGCTCCGAGGAAGCGGGCTACTACTACTTCAACGCGGACCACACCAGCTACGAGGCCTGGTACGGCGTCCCCTCGCTGCCCAAGCTGAACTGGGCTTCGGCTGGCCTGCGGGACAAATTCGTCCTGGCCGACGATTCCCCGGTGGCCCGCTGGCTCCGTCCGCCGTTCAACCTCGACGGATGGCGGATCGACGTCGGCAACATGACCGGGCGGCTGGGGGCAACGGACCTCAACCAGGAGGTCGCCCGGCTGATCGCAGACCGGGTCCGGGAAATCAATCCGGACGCGGCGCTGCTGGCCGAGGCAACCAACGACGCCGCCCCCGACTTCAGCGGCGAGCACTGGCACGGGGCCATGACGTACTCCAACTTCACCCGGCCGCTGTGGGCCTGGCTTAGCGGCGATGCCGGGCACGTCAACTTCTTCGGCACGCCGCTGCCGGGGCCGAACCGGATGGAAGCGGAGGATTTCCTCGCCACGCACCAGGACCTGGCCGCCGCGTTCAGCTGGGACGTCCGGCAGCAGAACATGAACGCCCTGAACAGCCACGACACCGCCCGAGCGGCCACGGTGATGATCGACGGCGGCCAGCGGCTGGGCGCCGTATTGATGTTCACCCTCCCCGGCGTGCCGGTGCTGTTTGCGGGCGACGAGTTCGGACTCAAGGGCGATAACGGGGAGTTCTCCCGGACCCCCATGCCCTGGACCGACCCCGGCCGGATCCTGACCGACCTCCGCGGCACCTACGCCGCACTCACCGCGCTGCGCCGGGACCAGCAGGCGCTCACCGGCGGCGGAATCCGCTGGCTGCACGCGCAGGGGGATGCGCTGGCCTTTGTCCGGGAAACCCCGGACAGTGCGGTGCTGGTGGCGGTGGCCCGGGCCGCCGCAAACGTGCACCTCGCAGCGGGGCTGCTCTCCGACGGCCAGCTCGATGCGCTCTCCCGGCCGCCGGCCTTCGCCGTCGGAGACATTGCTGCGGCCGGGGCACGCCTCCGTGCCGGCGGCCCCGCGGCCGCCGCCTGGGTACTGCCCGGCGTCACGGTGCCGGCACCCTAGACTGAAGGCCACAACTGACGGCCGGATTCGACGGAGAACTGGAGACCCATGCGCAGCATTGTTGAGGAGCTGACGTCCGCCCTGGGCGCGGAGAAAATCGCGGTGGATGAGGCGTCCCTGGCCGGTTATGCCGTGGACCAGGCCCCCGTGCTGGACTACCAGCTCCCGCAGGCCGTGGTCCTCGCCGAATCCGTGGCCGACGTCCAGGCTGCCGTCCGGGCCTGCGCCGCCCGCCGGGTGCCGTTGGTGGCCCGCGGTGCCGGTACCGGGGTGTCCGGTGGCGCCCACGCCAGCGAGGGCTGCGTGGTGCTGAGCCTGGAACGGATGAACCGCATCCTGGAGCTCAACCCGGACGACGAGACCGCCGTCGTCGAACCCGGCGTCATCAACGCGGACCTCAACGCCGCCGCCGCGGTGCACGGCCTGATGTACGCCCCCGATCCCGCGAGCTACAAAATCTCCACCATCGGCGGCAACGTCGCCACCAACGCCGGCGGGCTGCGCTGCGCAAAGTACGGGGTGACCCGGGATTCGGTGCTGGCGCTCGACGTCGTGCTCGCGGACGGTTCGCTCATCCACACCGGGCACCAGACCTTCAAGGGCGTGGCAGGCTACGACCTCACCGGGCTGTTCGTGGGGTCGGAGGGGACCCTCGGGATCGTCGTCGGGGTCACGGTGCGGCTGAAGTACCTGCCGCGGGAGGTCCACACCATCGCGGCCTTCTACCCGGACTTCCGCAGCGCCGCGGCCGGGGTCCTTGCGGTGGGCCGCGCACGGGTCCAGCCGGCCATCATGGAACTGCTCGACGGCGGCACCCTCGCCCGGCTCGATGCGGTCCACGGCTCGGACCTGGCCTCCCGGGGCGCCTCGCTGCTGCTGATCCAGACCGACGGTTTCGGCGCCGAAGCGGAGGCGGCCGCGATCCGGCCGCTGCTGGCCGCTGGCGGGGCCGTGGTGACCATGGAGGCGAACGCGGAAGCGGAGCAGCTCGTGGAATTGCGCCGCAACAGCCGTGGCGTGGAGGTCGACGACGAATACCGGGTGGGCGAGGACGTCGCCGTGCCGCGCTCGCGGCTGGTGGACTACGTCGAAGAGCTCGAGGCCATGGCCGTGCGGCACGAGGTCAAGCTCAAGGTGGTGGCGCACGCCGGCGACGGCAACCTGCACCCCACCTTCTGGGTAGACCGGACCGGCGACGCGGTGGATGCCGCGGCCATGGAGCGGCTCGGCGCCGCCCTGGACGATTCCGTCACGGTGGCCCTGGCGATGGGCGGCACCATCACGGGGGAGCACGGCGTGGGCCAGTACAAGCTGCGCTGGCTGGGCCTGGAGCAGAAGGAACCGGTACGGGAATTGCAGCGCCGGATCAAGGAGCTCTTCGACCCGGCCGGCATCCTGAACCCCGGCAAGGCGATTTAGCCCGGCCGTGCTTCTTCGCGCCCGTCACCCAACTGACTCGCAATAGTTGGGCCGGGGAGGGGGTGTTCAGTCGTCGGCGTCGGGGTACTCTTCGGCCGACTCGTCGTCGCCGTAGCGGGACTCCTCGGTTTCCACTTCGAGGATCTTCAGCAGCTCGGTGTCCGGATTAAGCATGATCGCGGCTTCGTCCCGGCGGTGCCGGAGCTCGGAATCGATGTAGGACTGCACGGCCTCGGCCAGCGGGATGTGCCGGTTCTCCTTCTCGGACATGTACCAGCGGTGCTCCAGAATCTCGTGCACGGCTTCCGCCGGCTCCAGCTTCCCGGACAGGTCCCGTGGGATTGAGCGGACGATCGGCTCGAAGATCTGGCTTACCCAGAGGTGCGCGCTGTATTCCTCGTCCATGCCCGGGTTGTTGTCCGCCCGGAAGGAGTCCATGTCGTTGAGCAGCCGCCGGGCCTGGTTTTCCTGGGCGTCCAGGCCGGTCAGGCGCAGCAGGCGCCGCTGGTGGTGCCCGGCGTCGACCACTTTGGGCTGCAGCTGGATGGTGGAGCCGTTCTGGGTGGTCTTGATGGCGTACTCCTCGACGTCGAAGCCGAGTTCATTGAGCCGCCGGATGCGGGCGGCCACGCGCCAGCGTTCGCCGATCTCGAAGGACTCCTTCTCGGTCAGCTCGGTCCAGAGCCGCCGGTAGCTCTCCATGATCAGCTCGCTGGTGGCAACGGGATCGACCTTCTCCTCGATCAGGCCGCCGTCGAGCAGGTCCATCAGTTCGCCGGCGATGTTCACCCGGGCAATTTCCAGGTCGTACTCGCGCTGGCCAGTGGACAGGTCCGGGTACAGCTCGCCGGTTTCGGCGTCCACGAGGTAGGCGGCGAAGGCGCCGGCGTCGCGGCGGAACAAGGTGTTGGAGAGGGACACATCGCCCCAGTAGAAGCCGATGAGGTGGAGCCGGACCAGCAACAGGGCCTGCGCGTCGATCAGGCGCGTCAGGGTGTCCTTGCGCAGCATCTGGGAAAACAGTGCGCGGTAGGGCATGGAGAACTTCAGGTGCCGGGTGACCAGCACGGGGTTCAGCGGCCGGCCCTCGGGGGTGGTGCGGCCGGTGATGACCGCCACCGGCTCCACGCAGGGGACGTCCAGACGGGCGAGCTTGCGGAGCATGTGGTACTCGTGCCGGGCGATGTGCTCCGAGGTCTCCTTGATGGCGATCACGGATCCGCCGAGGTGGGCGAACCGCACGATGTGCCGGGAGATGCCGCGGGGGAGCGCGGCGAGGTACTCCGCCGGCCAGTCCTCCAGCGCGATGTGCCAGGGCAGGTCCAGCAGCTCGGGCTCCGTGGCGGCGGCCGTGATGCTCAGCGAACTGGAGACGGCCTTGTCGTCGTTGGCGCTAGCAGCCTCGTACCGAGGCAGCTTGCCGATCTGCCCGTAGTCAGTGGGTTCGTCGTGCCACTGGGCACCGTTGTCCTCGCTCATGAGCCAATTCTCCCGTACGCGGGGGTACCGCGCCTAAAATCTGCCGCTTAACGGCCGACGGCGGCCCTCCCGGAGGAGGACCGCCGTCGGTCTCTAAGCCGGACCGTCAGTCGCCGAGGCGCAGGCCCGTCTTGGTGTCGAACAGGTGCACGTGGCCCGACTGGGGGCGGACCCAGACGGTCTCGCCCTTCATCGGGGGACGGCGGCCGTCGACGCGGGCCACGATGTCGTGGTCCTTGCCGTCGAGGGTGGTGTGGCCGTAGACGTAGGCGTCGGCGCCGAGTTCCTCGACGACGTCGACCTCCACCTGGAGGCCTTCGCCCTCAGGGGCGGTCTCAAGGTCCTCCGGACGGCTGCCCAGCGTGACGGTCTTGCCACTGGCCTCTTCGAGGACATCGTGCGGGACCGGGTAGATAGTGCCGCCGAACTGCACGCCGCCGTCGACGACGGGAAGCTCCAGCAGGTTCATCGCGGGGGAGCCGATAAAGCCGGCCACGAAGACGTTCTTCGGCTTGTCGTAGAGGTTGCGCGGGGTGTCCACCTGCATCAGCACGCCGTCTTTGAGCACGGCGACCCGGTCGCCCATGGTCATGGCTTCGACCTGGTCGTGGGTCACGTAGACGGTGGTGACGCCGAGGCGGCGGGTCAGCGACGCGATCTGCGTGCGGGTCTGCACGCGGAGCTTGGCATCAAGGTTGGACAGCGGCTCGTCCATCAGGAAGACCTGCGGGTTACGCACGATCGCGCGGCCCATGGCGACACGCTGGCGCTGGCCGCCGGAGAGGGCCTTCGGCTTGCGGTCGAGGTACGGCTCGAGGTCCAGCAGCTTGGCGGCCTCACGGACACGCTCGGCGCGCTCTTCCTTGCTGACGCCGGCGATCTTCAGCGCGAAGCCCATGTTGTCCGCCACCGTCATGTGCGGGTAGAGGGCGTAGTTCTGGAAGACCATGGCGATGTCACGGTCCTTCGGCGGGACGTCGGTGACATCGCGGTCGCCAATCAGGATCCGGCCGGAGTTGACGTCTTCCAGGCCCGCGAGCATACGCAGGGAGGTGGACTTTCCGCAGCCGGAGGGTCCAACGAGGACCAGGAACTCGCCGTCGGCGATTTCAATGTTGAGCTTGTCAACAGCGGGCTTCTCTGTGCCCGGGTACAGACGCGTAGCGTTATCAAAAGTAACTGTAGCCACAGTTATCAATCCCTTCACCGGCAGGTACGTGCCGGACGATCCGTAGTGAATGGTTCTTTTTATTCAGTTGTGGCATCCGGAGGTGGATGCGCATGCTCCCCGGCCGAAGCCGAGGAGCATCCAATGACGCCGCACGGTAGTTGTGCGCCACATCACATACAGAGTATGTCAGATTTTTGGTTTTGGGGCTAAAAGGTTACGGATCTCACAGGTGGGCTCGGTCACGGAGCGTCCGAGCCGGCTGTGTATACTCTGCGCATGACGGCCCTCCAGATCTATGTCAGTTTCCCCGGCACGGCGCGGGAAGCCCTTGGCTTCTATGCGGACGTTTTCGGCGGCGAGCTGGCCATGTTCACGTATGAGCAGTTCAACCGCACCGACGGACCGCCGGATGCCATCGCCCACGGCCAGCTGACCGGCGCGGTCGCCCTTGCAGGCTCGGATGCGGCGGCGGGCGAGAAAAGTGTCCGTTTCGAAGGCCTGATGCTCTCGCTGCTCGGGACCGCCGAGCCCGCAGTGCTGCACGAGTGGTTCGACAAGCTCGCCGTTGAGGGCAGCGTGATCGACCCCCTCGCCCCGAAGCCCTGGGGCGCGTCGGATGGCCAGGTCGTGGACCGTCACGGACTGCATTGGCTCATTGGCTACGAACATGAGTCCTGACCCAACTGGGTCGCGTTCGTTGCCGTTTTGAGGGCTGAAGTCGGCCTACTGCGAGTCAGTTGGTGTTGGTTTCGTGTCACTGCTGGTGCGTGGTTTGCGCGTCGGGTCCACGGTTCCGTCCGCCCCATAGTTGCCCTCGGAGTAGCGTCCGATCTCAGATTCCGCGGTGCGTCCGGGCGCCGATCCTGCCTGGCCGTAATTGGCCTTGACGTACCGCCCTGATTCCTGGGCCTTGTCGCCGAGCGGCTCGGGGATGCCGCCTTCGCTCCCGGCTTCACCGTAGTCGCCTTCGATGTACCGGCCTTCTTCGTCATCTGCATGGCGGCCACGTTCGGAGCCGGCCTTGCCGAAGTTGCCCTCGACGTATCGCCCCCGCAGGTCCTCTTCCTCGGGGCCAACCTCCGAGCCGGCTGCATCTGGGGTGTTCTTGCCGCTGTTGTCACTCATGATCGTTCCCTTCCCGAAACGAAATCTGCGTCATGTGCGGCGCACTTCCAGTTTAGCGACGCCGACCCCGAACTTCAGGGCTTTTCGCCTGGTCGGTCGGATGGGGGCACGCCACCCGTCCCCGGAACCGACAAGGGCGGCCGCGATCTGGCGCTTAGCCGCCGACGGCCTTCCGCCGTTCGCGCAGCAGCGCCTCCAGAAAATCGGAGACGTGCGTGGGAGCCTCCACCCGGAACTCTGCCTGGGTGAAGTCCAGGCCCACCTTGACGCCCAGGTCCCCTCGGATGAGGCTGCCCAGGGCGTCCTCGTCCGTGGTGTCATCGCCGGCGAACACGACGGCGGTGGCCCCGGTGGCCTGGCGGAGGAAGGAGATCCCTTCGCCTTTGGAGGCGTGGA
The nucleotide sequence above comes from Arthrobacter sp. KBS0702. Encoded proteins:
- a CDS encoding VOC family protein, translating into MTALQIYVSFPGTAREALGFYADVFGGELAMFTYEQFNRTDGPPDAIAHGQLTGAVALAGSDAAAGEKSVRFEGLMLSLLGTAEPAVLHEWFDKLAVEGSVIDPLAPKPWGASDGQVVDRHGLHWLIGYEHES
- a CDS encoding FAD-binding oxidoreductase; translated protein: MRSIVEELTSALGAEKIAVDEASLAGYAVDQAPVLDYQLPQAVVLAESVADVQAAVRACAARRVPLVARGAGTGVSGGAHASEGCVVLSLERMNRILELNPDDETAVVEPGVINADLNAAAAVHGLMYAPDPASYKISTIGGNVATNAGGLRCAKYGVTRDSVLALDVVLADGSLIHTGHQTFKGVAGYDLTGLFVGSEGTLGIVVGVTVRLKYLPREVHTIAAFYPDFRSAAAGVLAVGRARVQPAIMELLDGGTLARLDAVHGSDLASRGASLLLIQTDGFGAEAEAAAIRPLLAAGGAVVTMEANAEAEQLVELRRNSRGVEVDDEYRVGEDVAVPRSRLVDYVEELEAMAVRHEVKLKVVAHAGDGNLHPTFWVDRTGDAVDAAAMERLGAALDDSVTVALAMGGTITGEHGVGQYKLRWLGLEQKEPVRELQRRIKELFDPAGILNPGKAI
- a CDS encoding glycoside hydrolase family 13 protein; translated protein: MPAAHTPGPLPHHDGSGLHAPQKAALGEAARLRLRIPEVWGHASRVWLRSVHDGEPRYTAAASLGVADGWAWWEAELAVTNPVARYRFLIEAGQRYWSLNAQGLFSRDVSDYADFRLTTFPAAPRWLRQGTMYQVFPDRFARSSAGKNPAAAHPAPDWAVPCDWDTTEVQGASPETPVQFYGGDLHGITEHLDHIQALGTDIIYLTPFFPARSNHRYDASTFATVDPLLGGDEALVELVEAAHARGLKVMGDLTANHSGDAHEWFQRALADPGSEEAGYYYFNADHTSYEAWYGVPSLPKLNWASAGLRDKFVLADDSPVARWLRPPFNLDGWRIDVGNMTGRLGATDLNQEVARLIADRVREINPDAALLAEATNDAAPDFSGEHWHGAMTYSNFTRPLWAWLSGDAGHVNFFGTPLPGPNRMEAEDFLATHQDLAAAFSWDVRQQNMNALNSHDTARAATVMIDGGQRLGAVLMFTLPGVPVLFAGDEFGLKGDNGEFSRTPMPWTDPGRILTDLRGTYAALTALRRDQQALTGGGIRWLHAQGDALAFVRETPDSAVLVAVARAAANVHLAAGLLSDGQLDALSRPPAFAVGDIAAAGARLRAGGPAAAAWVLPGVTVPAP
- a CDS encoding ABC transporter ATP-binding protein, giving the protein MATVTFDNATRLYPGTEKPAVDKLNIEIADGEFLVLVGPSGCGKSTSLRMLAGLEDVNSGRILIGDRDVTDVPPKDRDIAMVFQNYALYPHMTVADNMGFALKIAGVSKEERAERVREAAKLLDLEPYLDRKPKALSGGQRQRVAMGRAIVRNPQVFLMDEPLSNLDAKLRVQTRTQIASLTRRLGVTTVYVTHDQVEAMTMGDRVAVLKDGVLMQVDTPRNLYDKPKNVFVAGFIGSPAMNLLELPVVDGGVQFGGTIYPVPHDVLEEASGKTVTLGSRPEDLETAPEGEGLQVEVDVVEELGADAYVYGHTTLDGKDHDIVARVDGRRPPMKGETVWVRPQSGHVHLFDTKTGLRLGD
- a CDS encoding DUF4032 domain-containing protein, with protein sequence MSEDNGAQWHDEPTDYGQIGKLPRYEAASANDDKAVSSSLSITAAATEPELLDLPWHIALEDWPAEYLAALPRGISRHIVRFAHLGGSVIAIKETSEHIARHEYHMLRKLARLDVPCVEPVAVITGRTTPEGRPLNPVLVTRHLKFSMPYRALFSQMLRKDTLTRLIDAQALLLVRLHLIGFYWGDVSLSNTLFRRDAGAFAAYLVDAETGELYPDLSTGQREYDLEIARVNIAGELMDLLDGGLIEEKVDPVATSELIMESYRRLWTELTEKESFEIGERWRVAARIRRLNELGFDVEEYAIKTTQNGSTIQLQPKVVDAGHHQRRLLRLTGLDAQENQARRLLNDMDSFRADNNPGMDEEYSAHLWVSQIFEPIVRSIPRDLSGKLEPAEAVHEILEHRWYMSEKENRHIPLAEAVQSYIDSELRHRRDEAAIMLNPDTELLKILEVETEESRYGDDESAEEYPDADD